The following nucleotide sequence is from Lysobacter panacisoli.
GCGCATCTGCGTGGCGATCTGTTCGATCACCTTGCCCGGCGAGGTCTGGTAGGGAAGGGCGGTGATGACGAGGTTGCTGCCGTCCTTCTCGTAGACCGCGCGGGCGCGCACGCTGCCCAGGCCGGTCTCGTACATCTGCAGGAGGTCGGCCGCAGGCGTGATGATCTCCGCCGACGTCGGATAGTCCGGGCCGCGCACGTGTTCGCACAGGTCGCGCGTGGTCGCATCCGGATCGTCGAGCAGGCGCACGCAGGCGCTGACGACTTCGTTGAGGTTGTGCGGCGGCACGTCGGTCGCCATGCCCACCGCGATGCCGGTCGTGCCATTGAGCAGCAGGTGGGGCAGGCGCGCCGGCATCCAGCTCGGTTCGTCCAGCGTGCCGTCGAAGTTGGGAGTCCAGTCGACCGTGCCCTGGCCGAGTTCGCCCAGCAGCACTTCCGCGATCGGCGTCAGCTTGGCCTCGGTGTAGCGCATCGCCGCGAACGACTTGGGATCGTCGGTGGAGCCGAAGTTGCCCTGGCCCTCGATCAGCGGATACCGGTACGAGAACGGCTGGGCCATCAGCACCATCGCCTCGTAGCAGGCGCTGTCGCCATGCGGGTGGTACTTGCCGATGACGTCGCCGACGGTGCGCGCGGACTTCTTCGGCTTGGAGGCGGCATTGAGCCCCAGCTCGCTCATCGCATAGATGATGCGGCGCTGCACCGGCTTGAGCCCGTCGCCGAGGAACGGCAGGGCGCGGTCGAGCACGACGTACATCGAGTAGTCGAGGTACGCGCGCTCGGCGTATTCGCGCAGCGGGATCTGTTCGAAGCCGTGGAAGGCCGGACGTACGGTGTCGTTCATGGAGCGTGGAGGGCCTGCGAAAGTCGTGTGTCGATTCTGGGTGAATCGATTCTCAGCGGCTGATTCTAGCGGCGGCGCTGGCGCAGGAGCCGTGCATGCCGCACGGACTCAGCGGTGCAGTTCGCCGGCGGCCTCGGGCTGGTAGCGGACCGACAGCACGCGCAGGCGGATGACGCGCCCACCCGGACCCGGCCACTCGATGCTCGCGCCCACGCGCAGGCCCAGCAGCGCGCTGCCGACCGGGGCGAAGATCGACACCTTGTCGTGGCTGCCGTCGGCATCGCGCGGGAAGACCAGGGTGATCTCGTGCTCCTCGCCGCTGGTTTCGTCGAGGAAGCGCGCGGTCGAATTCATGGTGATCACGTCGGGCGGCATCTGCGCCGGCTCGACGATTTCCGCGCGCTCCAACTCGGCCTCCAGCGCGGAGGTGTCGATGCCCTGCGCGATGGGCTGTTCGAGCAGCGATTCGATGCGCTCCACGTCAAGGCGCGAGAGCAGAAGGGGCGGGGTGGTCGGAACGGACATACCTGTCTCCAAAGCAGTGCGGGCGACGCACCCGGGTGCGTCGCCCGCAGATCAGTGTTGTCCAACGAACATAGCCCCGAACGCCGGACGCATCAACCCGGACGCCTGCGACAATGAGACAGGACCGGGGCTTGCGTTTCATCGGCGGTCAGGGTGGGCGTGCCGCGTCGGGCCGGATGAAAATTTTCTGTCACGGGGCGTTGACAACGCGTCCCTCGCACCGCAACATACGCGGCCTCGCACGGCGCAAACCGGACGAGAATGCCCAGGTGGCGGAATTGGTAGACGCACTAGTTTCAGGTACTAGCGGGTAAAACCGTGGAGGTTCGAGTCCTCTCCTGGGCACCAACACAAAGTTTCCGGAAATCGCACGACGACCGGAAAATCCAGAAGCCCCGCACTGCGGGGTTTTTTGTTGCCTGCGCTCCGGGAGATCCCGGTCGAGGCCGCTGTTCAGCCGGCCGGGCGATCCGGGCCGCGGGGCTCCACGCCCGATACCGTGCCATCCTCGCGCAGGTGCACGACCATCACCCGGGAATCCTGCAGCGCGCTGCCGTCGGTCCGGGAAAGGCCGAGAGCGTCCGCCTGGACCGCGGGCTCCAGCGGGTCCGGCTGCGACAGGGCCTCCCTCGTGTCGATCAGGCGCCGCCAGCGCACCAGCGCAAATGCCGCAAGCCATCCGACCAGCAGCAGCACCACTCCCATGAACGGAGCCAGGTCGCGCAGGATCTTGCCGGCCGGCCACGGTGGGACGGGGTGTTCGATGCCGAACCGGTCGAGCACCCAGTAGCCCCCCGCGGTCATCATGTCGCGCAACAGGTACAGCAGTACCAGCCATGCCAGCAGAGTGAGCACGAAGTCGCGCAACCGCATCCACATCGGCAGGCGCGCGTTCTCGATGATGGGCGGCCATTTCATCATCAGCGGAAGCCCCGGTCCGGACTGGTCCAGCGCCCTTTATCCCCGCGCATCAATGCCAGCGGCAAGCCGACCACCGCTGTCGCCGCCTGCAGGGTCCAGAACACGAGTGGGTACCACACCACCCAGAACAGCGCGCGCATCATGCCGTACTCGTAACGACGGTCGAGTGCGACGGCAACCAGCGCCTGCAGAAGGTAGTAGAACGCCAGCACCATCCCGAACTGGCCCGGCAGGAAGCCGATGCCGCGCAGTCCCATGAACCGGCCCACGTTCCACGTATCGACCAGGCCGAGCGCGATCACCAGCAGCATTGCGTAGGCCCACATCACCGACACCAGCCAGTTGAGCCACAGCGGCCACATGCGCGCGCCGTGCCCGCGCAACAGTTGCGGCGTGGCACGCAGCGCGACGCCGGCACCGCCTTCGGCCCAGCGCAGGCGCTGTCGCCACAGGCCACGGACGGTTTCCGGCGTCAGGATCCATGCCAGCGCCTTCGGCTCGAACGCCATCTGCCAGCCCGTCATCTGCAGGCGCCAGCTGATGTCGACATCCTCGGTAACGGTGTGGGGCGACCACCAGCCGGCATCGTGCAGGGCGCGCTTGCGATACGCACTGATTGCGCCCGATGCGGTGAACAGCGAGCCGTAAATCCTCTGCGCACGTTTGATCAGGCCGACGATCGCGGAGAACTCACCGACCTGCAGCCGGCCGACCAGCGTGCTCCGGTTGCGAATGCGCGGATTTCCGGTCACGCCACCGATGCGCGGATCGTTCTGGAAACGCCGCACGACCCAGGTGATGGCATGCGGATCGAGGAGGGTGTCGCCGTCGATGCAGAGCAGCAATTCGCTCCGGGCGGTCGTAGCGCCGAAGTTCAGCGCCGCGCCCTTGCCGCGGTTGCGATCCAGGTGCACCACGCGCAGGCGGGGGTAGCGCGTGGCAAGCTCATCCAAAAGAGCACTGCTGCCGTCCGTGGAGCCATCGTCGATCGCGATGATCTCGAAATCCGGATACGTCGATGCATCCAGTGCGGCCAGGGTTTCCGCGATCTGCTGCGCTTCATTGTGGCAGGGCACCAGGACCGAGACCGGCGGATGCTGCGCCAGAGGCGGCGGCATGTCGAAGCGCGGTTCCTTGCGCTCGCGCAGCAGGTGGAAGAGAACGCCGCCAATCATCCAGTACCACGCCATCGCGTACGGATAGCCGAAGCAGAGCAATTCGAGCCATACGCGGAGTGAACTCCAGTTCATGGCCCTTGCCTCCGCAGGGGAGCATCGCGCGACGAGAACGCGGGCGCGACGATCGCGGCCTTCGGAGTATCGGACAGCGGATCGTCCGGTCGCCAGCCGAACACGGTGCCGCCATCGACCTGGAACGCGCGCATGGCGCGCACCAGTGCGGCGGGATCGACGCGCGAATCCGTCGTCCACCACAGCCCTGTGCGTCGGGACAGCGGTACGTCGAGTCGCGGCGTCGCGGGCAACATCGCCGCATCGAAACCGCGCGGTACCAGCGTCAGTTCGGCCAAGCCCGACGGACGGTCCAGCGGATGCGTCGATGGCGCGAGCCAGAACAGTTCCAGACCGGATCGCGTCCGTTCGGCGATGCGGAACGCCTGCAGTGCGAATGCGTCCTCGCGACGCCACCCCGCGCTGTCACTCGCCTGGCGCCGGGCCCTCACATCCGCGGGATCGTCCTGCGCGCTCGCGGTGCTTTCGCCCAGCGCATCAACGTCTTCCAGCAGCATCGCTTCGAACGGCACGTGTCGCGCGAGGTCCGCGTACAGCGCCAATGCGCGCTGTTCATCGCCCAATGTCCTGAGCACCGCGATATGCGGAAGACGGACCGCCACGCTGACGCCGGCACGCGCGCGCATCTGCGCGGCCAGTCGCGGCAGTACATCGTTGCGCACCGGCAGCAAGGAGGTCGGGAACCACGTGCCGTCGATGCGGCCATCGGCCGACAGCGTGGCCGCGTCGATCGCGACATGGGTCGCGCCGATCGCGACGAGTCGTTCGATCACCCGCCCGAGACGCGCGTTGCTGGCCTCGGCATCGCCATCGAACACGCGCGCCGGATCGACTTCGACGACGCGGCGCGCAGCGGGCCACGGATCCTCGAAGCGCAGGTTGGCGACGGTGATGCCGAGAAGCGGATCGCCGGTCGGCAGGAAGCGTCCGATATCGAGCGGGTGCGCGGCATCGGCGGGAGCGGGCGAGAGCGTCAGGGCGAAGCGGAATCCACGGCTGGTCGCGACGTCGAGCGCATCCTGGTTGTAGCGGCCATAGGGCCACGCGATCGCACGCGGCGCGCGACCGAGTTCCTCGCGCATGCGTTCGCGCGATCGCACAAGGTCAGTGTCGATACGCGTGCGGAAGGCGGCGGGGCTTTCGTATCGGCCGTTCGCGAAGGCGAGATTCTGCGCGGCTGGCAGCACGTTCCCCTGGGGGTTGGCGATCACGACGTCATGCAGCGCATGGCTGTGCGAGGCGAACTCGACCAACCCCGATGCCTGCATCTCGCGCGCCTGCGCCCAGCTGATGAAGCCCGTGCGCGGCAGGTTGCGTTCGCCGTAGCGCACCGACGCATTGGCCGGCGTGTCCATCCACGAACCGACGATCGCCGCCACGATCGGCGTGCGATACGCCAGCGCCAGCGGATACACCCGCGCGTACAGGCTCTGCCGGCCATCGTCGACGGTGATGAGGATCGCGCGCGGTGGCAGCGGCTTCGCACCGGTGCGTGCGCGTTCGATGTCGTCCAGCGAGATCGCGGTCCAGCCGTTTCCCGCCAGCCATTCGAAGAGAGCGACGAGGCGGTCGCTGGTGATCGCGTCCTCGTCCAGTTCCGCCCGTGTGTCGACCACGTCGTGCAGCGCGATGGATACGAAGGGTTGCGATGGCTCCTGCGCCGTCGTGCGAACCGGTAGCGCGAGCAGAGTGAGGATCGACAGCGCGGCGAGG
It contains:
- the rnk gene encoding nucleoside diphosphate kinase regulator, whose protein sequence is MSVPTTPPLLLSRLDVERIESLLEQPIAQGIDTSALEAELERAEIVEPAQMPPDVITMNSTARFLDETSGEEHEITLVFPRDADGSHDKVSIFAPVGSALLGLRVGASIEWPGPGGRVIRLRVLSVRYQPEAAGELHR
- the pgaD gene encoding poly-beta-1,6-N-acetyl-D-glucosamine biosynthesis protein PgaD, giving the protein MKWPPIIENARLPMWMRLRDFVLTLLAWLVLLYLLRDMMTAGGYWVLDRFGIEHPVPPWPAGKILRDLAPFMGVVLLLVGWLAAFALVRWRRLIDTREALSQPDPLEPAVQADALGLSRTDGSALQDSRVMVVHLREDGTVSGVEPRGPDRPAG
- the pgaC gene encoding poly-beta-1,6-N-acetyl-D-glucosamine synthase: MNWSSLRVWLELLCFGYPYAMAWYWMIGGVLFHLLRERKEPRFDMPPPLAQHPPVSVLVPCHNEAQQIAETLAALDASTYPDFEIIAIDDGSTDGSSALLDELATRYPRLRVVHLDRNRGKGAALNFGATTARSELLLCIDGDTLLDPHAITWVVRRFQNDPRIGGVTGNPRIRNRSTLVGRLQVGEFSAIVGLIKRAQRIYGSLFTASGAISAYRKRALHDAGWWSPHTVTEDVDISWRLQMTGWQMAFEPKALAWILTPETVRGLWRQRLRWAEGGAGVALRATPQLLRGHGARMWPLWLNWLVSVMWAYAMLLVIALGLVDTWNVGRFMGLRGIGFLPGQFGMVLAFYYLLQALVAVALDRRYEYGMMRALFWVVWYPLVFWTLQAATAVVGLPLALMRGDKGRWTSPDRGFR
- the pgaB gene encoding poly-beta-1,6-N-acetyl-D-glucosamine N-deacetylase PgaB, with amino-acid sequence MNVRTTLAALSILTLLALPVRTTAQEPSQPFVSIALHDVVDTRAELDEDAITSDRLVALFEWLAGNGWTAISLDDIERARTGAKPLPPRAILITVDDGRQSLYARVYPLALAYRTPIVAAIVGSWMDTPANASVRYGERNLPRTGFISWAQAREMQASGLVEFASHSHALHDVVIANPQGNVLPAAQNLAFANGRYESPAAFRTRIDTDLVRSRERMREELGRAPRAIAWPYGRYNQDALDVATSRGFRFALTLSPAPADAAHPLDIGRFLPTGDPLLGITVANLRFEDPWPAARRVVEVDPARVFDGDAEASNARLGRVIERLVAIGATHVAIDAATLSADGRIDGTWFPTSLLPVRNDVLPRLAAQMRARAGVSVAVRLPHIAVLRTLGDEQRALALYADLARHVPFEAMLLEDVDALGESTASAQDDPADVRARRQASDSAGWRREDAFALQAFRIAERTRSGLELFWLAPSTHPLDRPSGLAELTLVPRGFDAAMLPATPRLDVPLSRRTGLWWTTDSRVDPAALVRAMRAFQVDGGTVFGWRPDDPLSDTPKAAIVAPAFSSRDAPLRRQGP